A single region of the Nitrospira sp. genome encodes:
- a CDS encoding SCO family protein — translation MMMVWLCSAVAAPAWSDVTLPSIPDVEVIDQDGIAHRFYKDLVKGNIVVINFMYTTCNTSCPAATGLLSGVYHRVRATDQPVTLLSVTVDPVHDRPSRLKAYAAQFGAGKGWRFLTGTPADVARILASLQVFASNKADHPAIVVIGNEAAGTWTRLYGEASVPMVMERLDAAVGRPDPIPSDVAQ, via the coding sequence ATGATGATGGTGTGGTTGTGTAGCGCGGTTGCCGCGCCGGCCTGGTCCGATGTCACCCTGCCTTCCATTCCCGATGTCGAGGTGATCGACCAAGACGGTATCGCGCACCGCTTCTATAAGGATTTGGTGAAGGGGAACATTGTGGTCATCAACTTCATGTACACGACCTGTAACACCAGTTGCCCTGCGGCAACCGGGTTGCTGAGCGGTGTGTACCACCGGGTACGAGCAACGGACCAACCGGTTACCCTACTATCTGTGACTGTCGACCCCGTCCACGACCGGCCGTCCCGACTCAAAGCCTATGCCGCGCAATTTGGCGCGGGGAAGGGATGGCGCTTCCTCACCGGCACCCCGGCAGATGTCGCCCGCATTTTGGCATCCCTGCAGGTCTTCGCATCGAACAAAGCGGACCATCCGGCCATCGTGGTCATTGGAAACGAAGCCGCTGGGACATGGACGCGCCTGTACGGCGAGGCCTCTGTTCCGATGGTAATGGAACGCCTCGACGCTGCCGTCGGCCGACCCGACCCCATTCCCTCTGACGTCGCTCAATAG
- a CDS encoding porin family protein — translation MALMTCVSRGLSIGLVWATLFLLASPFAHAEWYAAAQFGANFADPIRNVRGSGSLAGLEAPNFNLKTSPAFGGKLGVFPNHGILGIEVDVSHSTPHIKNLDDVPGIHLSVTNIGANVVLRYPGLTWQPYIGGGPAILVAHLGRSATTESDSQVSFGANVLVGVRAFITPKIALFTEYKYTDTTVRFGGAFGPVGGFDGTYRANQVFMGLSYHF, via the coding sequence ATGGCGCTGATGACTTGTGTCTCCCGCGGGCTGAGCATCGGGTTGGTCTGGGCCACCCTTTTCCTTCTTGCTTCCCCTTTTGCCCACGCTGAATGGTATGCGGCAGCTCAGTTTGGGGCGAACTTCGCGGACCCGATCCGGAATGTCCGAGGGAGCGGTTCCCTTGCTGGATTGGAAGCTCCCAATTTCAATCTCAAAACCAGTCCCGCGTTCGGCGGTAAATTGGGGGTATTCCCGAATCATGGGATTCTGGGAATCGAAGTAGATGTTTCTCACAGCACGCCGCACATTAAGAATCTTGATGACGTGCCGGGCATCCATCTTTCGGTCACGAACATCGGTGCGAATGTGGTGCTGCGATATCCGGGCTTAACCTGGCAGCCGTACATTGGTGGAGGTCCGGCGATCCTCGTGGCGCATCTTGGTCGGTCTGCGACCACCGAGAGCGACTCACAAGTATCCTTCGGTGCCAATGTGCTCGTCGGTGTGCGGGCGTTCATCACGCCGAAAATCGCACTATTTACTGAATATAAGTATACCGATACGACAGTCCGCTTTGGCGGAGCCTTTGGTCCTGTGGGGGGATTCGACGGGACGTACCGAGCCAATCAAGTCTTCATGGGCCTGTCCTATCACTTTTGA